In Pelmatolapia mariae isolate MD_Pm_ZW linkage group LG2, Pm_UMD_F_2, whole genome shotgun sequence, one DNA window encodes the following:
- the LOC134633993 gene encoding uncharacterized protein LOC134633993, translating to MSALIEMSEVPQQISLTVVKLGDNVTLTSVTEMNEVPQQISLTVVKLGDNVTLTCALSGSDKELFYWYKLNFGYMVQTVTKGSFDNISFQISNSRFSATKVGNVLSLNIRNVSKEDEATYFCQAGSSFNINFINGTILAVNDPKIQHKFFTVKQTPDVNSVHLDDTMTLQCSLLSENKNDTDQCPDEDKVHWFKGASESHPGIIYHGSIRNKEDGRCDYSLSKTITNSSDAGTYYCAVVTCGEILFSEGTKVDIRQKWDPVVIVLGMLLALLDVDDVDDEVGVVSSVMGLGGLPGALWGLVVVLLRASFVYVYVSGQVSTSASLGTSEVEKGLAAANMEHHMVTSTVTGYT from the exons CTCTGATTGAAATGAGTGAGGTTCCTCAGCAGATCTCTTTAACTGTGGTTAAACTTGGAGATAATGTGACTCTGACAT CTGTGACTGAAATGAATGAGGTACCTCAGCAGATCTCTTTAACTGTGGTTAAACTTGGAGATAATGTGACTCTGACATGTGCGCTCTCTGGAAGTGATAAAGAGTTATTTTACTGGtataaactgaattttggatATATGGTTCAAACAGTTACTAAAGGAAGTTTTGACAATATATCGTTCCAAATTAGCAACTCAAGATTCAGTGCCACAAAAGTGGGTAATGTGCTTTCTCTTAACATAAGAAATGTAAGCAAAGAAGATGAAGCAACATACTTCTGTCAAGCAGGATCATCATTCAATATTAACTTTATTAATGGCACAATTTTGGCAGTGAATG ATCCTAAAATCCAGCATAAatttttcacagtaaaacaAACTCCAGATGTGAATTCAGTCCATCTGGATGATACAATGACTCTGCAGTGTTCACTCCTCTCTGAGAACAAAAATGACACAGATCAGTGTCCAGATGAAGACAAAGTGCACTGGTTTAAAGGTGCATCAGAATCCCATCCAGGCATCATTTACCACGGCAGTATCAGAAATAAAGAGGATGGGAGATGTGACTACAGTCTGTCCAAAACTATAACAAACTCATCTGACGCTGGGACGTACTACTGTGCGGTGGTGACATGTGGAGAAATCCTGTTTAGTGAAGGAACAAAAGTGGACATAA GACAAAAGTGGGACCCAGTTGTCATTGTGCTTGGGATGCTGTTGGCTCTCT TGGATGTGGATGATGTGGATGATGAGGTGGGTGTAGTTTCCTCTGTGATGGGGTTGGGTGGGCTGCCAGGGGCTCTGTGGGGCTTGGTGGTGGTGCTGCTGCGGGCctcg tTTGTCTATGTCTATGTGTCAGGTCAAGTCTCCACTTCtgcctctctgggaacatctgaGGTGGAGAAGGGTCTGGCTGCAGCCAATATGGAGCACCATATGGTGACATCCACAGTAACTGGATACACATGA